One segment of Stappia sp. 28M-7 DNA contains the following:
- a CDS encoding 3-keto-5-aminohexanoate cleavage protein: MSEPCIICVAITGSVPQKSDNPAVPITVAEQVESTQEAFEAGATIAHCHVREEDGKPTSDPERFAGLVEGLKKHCPGMIIQLSTGGRSGAGKARGGMLPLAPDMASLSVGSNNFPTRVYENPPDLVDWLASEMLTYNVKPEIEAFDLSHVFQAASMVKDGRLKGPLHVQFVMGVKNAMPADRKVFEFYVETLKRLMPEATWTGAGIGRNQIELNRWSLELGGHCRTGLEDNVRLDKERLAPSNAALVQRVVDLCPEYGRHPASVAEARALLGLAA; the protein is encoded by the coding sequence ATGTCCGAACCTTGCATCATCTGCGTGGCGATCACCGGTTCCGTGCCGCAGAAATCGGACAATCCAGCGGTGCCGATCACCGTTGCGGAACAGGTCGAGAGCACGCAGGAAGCGTTCGAGGCCGGAGCAACCATCGCCCATTGCCACGTGCGCGAGGAGGACGGCAAGCCGACCTCCGATCCGGAGCGCTTTGCCGGGCTGGTCGAGGGGCTGAAGAAGCACTGCCCCGGCATGATCATCCAGCTGTCGACCGGCGGGCGCTCGGGTGCCGGCAAGGCGCGGGGCGGCATGTTGCCGCTGGCGCCCGACATGGCGTCGCTTTCGGTGGGCTCCAACAATTTCCCGACGCGGGTCTACGAGAACCCGCCGGACCTCGTCGACTGGCTGGCCTCGGAAATGCTGACCTACAACGTCAAGCCGGAGATCGAGGCCTTCGACCTCTCGCATGTCTTCCAGGCCGCGTCCATGGTCAAGGATGGCCGGCTCAAGGGGCCGCTGCATGTCCAGTTCGTGATGGGCGTGAAGAATGCCATGCCTGCCGACCGCAAGGTCTTCGAATTCTATGTCGAGACCTTGAAGCGGCTGATGCCGGAGGCGACATGGACGGGCGCGGGCATTGGCCGCAACCAGATCGAGCTGAACCGCTGGAGCCTTGAGCTTGGCGGCCATTGCCGCACCGGCCTTGAGGACAATGTGCGCCTCGACAAGGAGCGGCTTGCGCCCTCCAACGCTGCGCTGGTGCAGCGGGTCGTCGATCTTTGCCCGGAATACGGCCGCCATCCGGCGAGCGTTGCCGAGGCGCGCGCGCTTCTGGGGCTTGCCGCGTAA
- a CDS encoding bifunctional diguanylate cyclase/phosphodiesterase translates to MTLSILLKRATAVGDRFRHLAISVLVVLVLAVLLHAEAVLTTGGAVDKSMRYDIAMSGLNGRVDAMTARQRISQYAATGRISDAEEAWLFYNILASRIETWSSGAFGAFVAASPRRKAMLDELSQDVASIESDYAALPDRAALARIDAVLEKAVGVIDRIGGEALMDNLVEAAETRATLLERQRLQNILVEVLVGTGAVLLLFMSIQARSLRRARATAEQTAREFEFAARHDPLTGLPNRIAFHDSLEQAISTARPRESGRLAVLALDLDGFKAVNDILGHASGDDLLRSVADRLRRIVADWGPRDVVSRLGGDEFTVLTRLSGGEEEAVSRGKLLIDGLHEAHTLSGGNVVVNATIGVALAQDDESGSSMLQNADLALSHAKATGKGRVQLYDVSMRADATRRRQIEEGITQALEDGDIATHYQPQVDMLTGRIVGLEALARWRHPALGWVPPSEFIPIAEASGRIVEIGERILEQACRDTLALPIELPVAVNLSVAQLAREDLAETVADVLLRFGLPASRLKLEVTESVVMKDTRRAIATLKKLKALGVSISLDDFGTGYSALSYLRSFQWDELKIDRSFVRSLESDRHSLSIVTSILELAARLDIGVTVEGVETKQQVALLTGAGCRVAQGFLFGAPVPATDLVALLARGGRVGGGLENFALPAVVTPARGLL, encoded by the coding sequence ATGACCCTGTCGATCCTCCTCAAGCGCGCGACTGCCGTCGGTGACCGCTTCCGCCATTTGGCCATTTCGGTCCTGGTGGTTCTGGTGCTGGCGGTTCTGTTGCACGCCGAGGCGGTATTGACGACCGGGGGGGCGGTGGACAAGTCGATGCGCTACGACATCGCCATGTCGGGGCTCAACGGACGTGTCGACGCGATGACGGCACGGCAGCGCATCTCGCAATATGCAGCGACCGGCCGCATATCGGACGCGGAAGAGGCCTGGCTCTTCTACAATATTCTGGCGAGCCGTATCGAGACCTGGTCGTCGGGGGCGTTCGGTGCCTTCGTTGCCGCATCGCCGCGGCGTAAGGCCATGCTCGACGAACTGTCCCAGGACGTGGCATCGATCGAAAGCGACTATGCAGCCCTGCCGGATCGGGCGGCGCTGGCGCGTATCGATGCGGTGCTCGAAAAGGCTGTGGGCGTGATCGACCGGATCGGCGGCGAGGCGCTGATGGACAATCTTGTCGAGGCCGCCGAAACCCGCGCCACATTGCTCGAGCGCCAGAGGCTGCAGAACATTCTGGTTGAGGTGCTGGTCGGTACCGGTGCCGTGCTGCTGCTGTTCATGTCTATCCAGGCCCGCTCGCTGCGCCGGGCGAGGGCAACAGCCGAGCAGACAGCGCGCGAGTTCGAGTTCGCCGCTCGCCATGATCCGCTGACGGGTTTGCCCAACCGCATCGCCTTCCACGATTCGCTGGAGCAGGCGATATCGACTGCCAGGCCGCGAGAGAGCGGACGGCTTGCCGTCCTTGCGCTCGATCTCGACGGGTTCAAGGCGGTCAACGACATTCTCGGCCATGCGTCCGGCGACGATCTGCTGCGTTCGGTCGCCGACAGGCTGCGCCGGATCGTTGCCGACTGGGGCCCGCGCGACGTGGTCTCGCGGCTTGGCGGCGACGAGTTCACGGTGCTGACCCGGCTTTCCGGCGGAGAAGAGGAGGCCGTGTCCAGGGGCAAGCTGCTCATCGACGGGCTGCACGAGGCCCATACGCTGAGCGGCGGCAATGTGGTGGTCAACGCGACGATCGGCGTTGCGCTGGCGCAAGACGACGAGAGCGGCTCGTCGATGCTGCAGAACGCGGATCTGGCGTTGAGCCATGCCAAGGCAACCGGCAAGGGCCGCGTGCAGCTCTACGACGTTTCCATGCGCGCGGACGCAACACGTCGCCGCCAGATCGAGGAAGGCATCACCCAGGCGCTGGAGGACGGGGACATCGCGACCCACTACCAGCCTCAGGTCGACATGCTGACCGGACGCATCGTCGGGCTCGAGGCGCTGGCCCGTTGGCGTCATCCGGCGCTCGGCTGGGTGCCTCCCAGCGAGTTCATTCCCATTGCCGAGGCGTCGGGACGGATCGTCGAGATCGGCGAGCGGATCCTGGAGCAGGCCTGCCGCGACACGCTGGCGCTGCCCATCGAGCTGCCGGTCGCGGTCAACCTGTCGGTGGCGCAGCTTGCGCGCGAGGATCTGGCCGAGACCGTTGCCGATGTGCTGTTGCGCTTCGGCTTGCCGGCGTCGCGGTTGAAACTGGAAGTGACCGAAAGCGTCGTCATGAAGGACACGCGCCGGGCGATCGCGACCCTGAAGAAACTGAAGGCCCTCGGCGTTTCGATCTCGCTCGACGATTTCGGAACCGGCTATTCGGCGCTGTCCTATCTGCGCAGTTTCCAGTGGGACGAGCTGAAGATCGACCGCAGTTTCGTGCGCTCGCTGGAGAGCGACCGTCACAGCCTATCGATCGTCACGTCGATCCTGGAACTGGCCGCACGGCTCGATATCGGCGTGACTGTGGAAGGGGTGGAGACGAAGCAGCAGGTCGCGCTGCTGACCGGTGCCGGCTGCCGGGTGGCGCAAGGGTTCCTGTTCGGCGCCCCTGTGCCGGCGACCGATCTCGTTGCGCTTCTGGCGCGTGGCGGCAGGGTGGGTGGCGGGTTGGAAAACTTCGCGTTGCCAGCGGTCGTGACGCCTGCGCGCGGTCTGCTTTGA
- a CDS encoding molybdopterin-dependent oxidoreductase, giving the protein MSLARFLLSLVAGMWLLAVPAAHASGPVVLTVEGNIEGNASRDFTIADLEAMGVSKVKTSTPWHDKVVTFEGILLSDLLDKLGSKGEMIEGVALNNFYTEIPVSDATAYGVLLAFKADGAYLGVRDKGPLFVIYPFDRFPELRNELYYSRSIWQLRRIKLK; this is encoded by the coding sequence ATGTCACTTGCACGGTTCCTTTTGTCACTTGTTGCAGGCATGTGGTTGCTCGCCGTCCCCGCGGCCCACGCGTCCGGCCCCGTCGTTCTGACAGTCGAGGGCAATATCGAGGGCAACGCATCCCGAGATTTCACAATTGCCGATCTTGAGGCCATGGGCGTCAGCAAGGTCAAGACCTCGACGCCATGGCATGACAAGGTGGTTACCTTCGAAGGAATTCTCCTGTCCGATCTTCTGGACAAGCTCGGCAGCAAGGGCGAGATGATCGAAGGTGTCGCGCTCAACAATTTCTACACCGAGATTCCGGTATCCGACGCGACGGCCTACGGCGTTCTTCTGGCGTTCAAGGCGGACGGTGCCTATCTCGGGGTTCGCGACAAGGGGCCGCTTTTCGTCATCTATCCCTTCGACCGCTTTCCGGAGCTGAGAAACGAGCTCTATTACTCCCGTTCGATCTGGCAGTTGCGTCGTATCAAGTTGAAGTGA
- a CDS encoding xanthine dehydrogenase family protein subunit M — MYETTYHRATSVADAAAKIAGSEDGKILSGGMTLLPTMKQRLAAPSDLVDVTHVADLKGIAETGGALRIGAATTHAEVAGSQSVRRLAPGLAELAGHIGDPHVRHRGTIGGSIANNDPAADYPSAMLALGATIVTDKRRLAAEEFFTGLFETALEEGEIVTAVEIPACAACAYAKYPNPASRYAMAGVFIARTEDGVRVAVTGAGSNGVFRHEGLEQALSQSFTPEAAAAVATEADDLISDIHGSAEYRANLITVMAKRAVAKLAG, encoded by the coding sequence ATGTACGAGACGACCTATCACCGGGCGACGAGCGTCGCCGATGCGGCGGCGAAGATCGCCGGCAGCGAGGACGGCAAGATCCTGTCTGGCGGCATGACCTTGCTGCCGACGATGAAGCAGCGGCTGGCGGCGCCGTCCGATCTTGTCGACGTGACGCATGTCGCCGACCTGAAGGGGATCGCGGAGACGGGCGGTGCCTTGCGGATCGGGGCGGCGACGACCCATGCGGAGGTTGCCGGCTCGCAGAGCGTGCGGCGCCTGGCGCCGGGGCTTGCGGAGCTTGCCGGCCATATCGGCGATCCGCATGTGCGCCACCGCGGGACGATCGGCGGGTCGATCGCCAACAACGACCCGGCGGCGGACTATCCTTCGGCGATGCTGGCCTTGGGGGCGACGATCGTCACCGACAAGCGCCGGCTTGCGGCTGAGGAGTTCTTCACCGGTCTGTTCGAGACGGCGCTGGAGGAGGGGGAGATCGTGACGGCGGTGGAAATCCCCGCCTGCGCGGCCTGCGCCTATGCCAAGTATCCGAACCCGGCCTCGCGCTATGCGATGGCCGGCGTGTTCATCGCCCGCACCGAGGACGGGGTACGGGTCGCGGTGACGGGCGCCGGGTCGAACGGCGTCTTCCGCCACGAGGGGCTGGAACAGGCGCTGTCGCAGAGCTTCACGCCGGAGGCCGCGGCCGCCGTCGCAACCGAGGCCGACGACCTCATCTCCGACATCCACGGCTCGGCCGAATACCGCGCAAACCTCATCACCGTAATGGCCAAACGAGCAGTCGCTAAACTCGCAGGCTGA
- a CDS encoding xanthine dehydrogenase family protein molybdopterin-binding subunit → MAGSVEGIGARVQRREDKRFITGKGRYTDDMTVAGMAHAVFVRSPHAHAKVVSIDADAARAMPGVIAVLSGQELVADGVGNLICGWMIHSKDGSPMKMGAWRALESEHVRHVGQAVAVVIAETRGQARDAADAVEVEYEPLPAVVDALDALKDGAPQLHEEAPGNLIYDWEIGDAAATEAAFASAAHVTRMEIRNNRLVPNPMEPRAALAQYDEADEHYTLWTTSQNPHVARLVLSAFYNIAPEHKLRVIAPDVGGGFGSKIYIYPEEMVCLWASKKTGVPVKWTCERTEAFLTDAHGRDHYSEAEMALDAQNRILGLRVKTVANLGAYMSLFSSSVPTYLYATLLSGQYAIPAIHCNVKTVYTNTVPVDAYRGAGRPEATYLLERMMETAAREVGMDPAEFRRANFIRSFPHQTPVIMCYDAGDYDASLEAALSAIDYAGFAARKAEAARRGKLRGIGLSCYIEACGIAPSQAVGSLGAGVGLWESAEVRVNPVGTIEVLTGSHSHGQGHETTFAQLVAERFGVGLDTVAIVHGDTDKVQFGMGTYGSRSGAVGMSAIVKALDKVEAKAKRIAAHLLEASEGDIALEGGTFKVAGTDKELPFFQVALAAYTAHNLPAGMEPGLKEGAFYDPTNFTFPAGTYVCEVEVDPETGKVEIVDFVAADDFGTIINPMIVEGQVHGGLTQGIGQALLENASYDADGQLLSASYMDYTMPRADDVPSYRLMTTVTACPGNPLGMKGCGEAGAIGSPPAVMNAITDAIGTNALEMPATPQAVWAALKTVRPAQAAE, encoded by the coding sequence CGCTACACGGACGACATGACGGTGGCGGGCATGGCGCATGCGGTGTTCGTGCGCTCGCCCCATGCTCATGCGAAGGTGGTGTCGATCGATGCGGATGCGGCCCGGGCCATGCCGGGCGTGATCGCGGTGCTGAGCGGGCAGGAACTGGTTGCGGACGGGGTGGGCAACCTGATCTGCGGCTGGATGATCCACTCGAAGGACGGCAGCCCGATGAAGATGGGCGCCTGGCGGGCGCTGGAGAGCGAGCATGTGCGCCATGTCGGCCAGGCGGTGGCGGTGGTGATCGCCGAGACGCGGGGCCAGGCGCGCGATGCCGCCGATGCGGTGGAGGTCGAGTACGAGCCGCTGCCCGCGGTGGTGGATGCGCTGGACGCGCTGAAGGACGGCGCGCCGCAGCTGCACGAGGAAGCGCCGGGCAACCTGATCTACGACTGGGAGATCGGCGATGCGGCCGCCACCGAGGCGGCCTTCGCCTCTGCGGCGCATGTGACGCGGATGGAGATCCGCAACAACCGGCTGGTGCCGAACCCGATGGAGCCGCGCGCGGCCCTTGCCCAGTACGACGAGGCGGACGAGCACTACACGCTGTGGACGACCTCGCAGAACCCGCATGTGGCGCGTCTGGTGCTGTCGGCCTTCTACAACATCGCGCCGGAGCACAAGCTCAGGGTGATCGCGCCGGATGTGGGCGGCGGCTTCGGGTCGAAGATCTACATCTATCCGGAAGAGATGGTGTGCCTGTGGGCGTCGAAGAAGACGGGCGTCCCGGTGAAGTGGACGTGCGAGCGCACGGAGGCGTTCCTGACGGACGCGCATGGCCGCGACCACTACTCGGAAGCGGAGATGGCGCTGGACGCGCAGAACCGGATCCTTGGGCTTCGGGTGAAGACGGTGGCGAATCTCGGCGCCTACATGTCGCTGTTCTCCTCGTCGGTGCCGACCTATCTCTACGCGACGCTCTTGTCTGGCCAGTATGCGATCCCGGCGATCCACTGCAACGTGAAGACGGTCTACACCAACACGGTGCCGGTGGATGCGTATCGCGGGGCGGGGCGGCCGGAGGCGACCTACCTGCTGGAACGGATGATGGAGACGGCGGCGCGCGAGGTGGGGATGGACCCGGCCGAGTTCCGGCGGGCGAACTTCATCCGCTCGTTCCCGCACCAGACGCCGGTGATCATGTGCTACGACGCGGGCGACTACGATGCCTCGCTGGAGGCGGCGCTGTCGGCGATCGACTATGCGGGCTTTGCGGCGCGCAAGGCGGAGGCGGCGCGGCGGGGCAAGCTGCGCGGCATCGGGCTGTCCTGCTACATCGAGGCGTGCGGCATTGCGCCGAGCCAGGCGGTCGGCTCGCTGGGAGCGGGCGTCGGCTTGTGGGAATCGGCGGAGGTGCGGGTGAACCCGGTCGGCACGATCGAGGTGCTGACGGGCTCGCACAGCCATGGCCAGGGCCACGAGACGACCTTTGCGCAGCTGGTGGCGGAGCGGTTCGGCGTCGGCCTCGACACGGTCGCGATCGTGCATGGCGACACGGACAAGGTGCAGTTCGGCATGGGCACCTACGGCTCGCGCTCGGGCGCGGTCGGCATGTCGGCGATCGTCAAGGCGCTGGACAAGGTGGAGGCGAAGGCGAAGCGGATCGCAGCGCACCTGCTTGAGGCCTCGGAAGGGGACATCGCGCTGGAGGGCGGCACGTTCAAGGTGGCCGGCACGGACAAGGAGCTGCCGTTCTTCCAGGTGGCGCTTGCCGCCTATACGGCGCACAACCTGCCCGCCGGGATGGAGCCGGGCCTGAAGGAGGGGGCGTTCTACGACCCGACCAACTTCACGTTCCCGGCCGGCACCTATGTGTGCGAGGTGGAGGTGGACCCGGAGACGGGCAAGGTCGAGATTGTCGACTTCGTTGCGGCGGACGACTTCGGGACGATCATCAACCCGATGATCGTGGAAGGGCAGGTGCATGGCGGTCTGACGCAGGGCATCGGCCAGGCGCTGCTGGAGAACGCGTCCTATGACGCGGACGGTCAGCTGCTGTCGGCGTCCTACATGGACTACACGATGCCGCGCGCCGACGACGTGCCGTCCTACCGGCTGATGACGACGGTGACGGCGTGCCCGGGCAACCCGCTGGGGATGAAGGGCTGCGGCGAGGCGGGGGCGATCGGCTCGCCGCCGGCGGTGATGAACGCGATCACCGACGCGATCGGCACCAACGCGCTGGAGATGCCGGCAACGCCGCAGGCGGTGTGGGCGGCGCTGAAGACGGTCCGGCCGGCACAGGCCGCCGAATAG